The proteins below are encoded in one region of Halichoerus grypus chromosome X, mHalGry1.hap1.1, whole genome shotgun sequence:
- the MED12 gene encoding mediator of RNA polymerase II transcription subunit 12 isoform X4 — protein sequence MAAFGILSYEHRPLKRPRLGPPDVYPQDPKQKEDELTALNVKQGFNNQPAVSGDEHGSAKNVNFNPAKISSNFSSIIAEKLRCNTLPDTGRRKPQVNQKDNFWLVTARSQSAINTWFTDLAGTKPLTQLAKKVPIFSKKEEVFGYLAKYTVPVMRAAWLIKMTCAYYAAISETKVKKRHVIDPFMEWTQIITKYLWEQLQKMAEYYRPGPAGSGGCGSTIGPLPHDVEVAIRQWDYNEKLAMFMFQDGMLDRHEFLTWVLECFEKIRPGEDELLKLLLPLLLRYSGEFVQSAYLSRRLAYFCTRRLALQLDGVSSHSSHVMSAQSTSTLPATPAPQPPTSSAPSTPFSDLLMCPQHRPLVFGLSCILQTILLCCPSALVWHYSLTDSRIKTGSPLDHLPIAPSNLPMPEGNSAFTQQVRAKLREIEQQIKERGQAVEVRWSFDKCQEATAGFTIGRVLHTLEVLDSHSFERSDFSNSLDSLCNRIFGLGPSKDGHEISSDDDAVVSLLCEWAVSCKRSGRHRAMVVAKLLEKRQAEIEAERCGESEAADEKGSIASGSLSAPSAPIFQDVLLQFLDTQAPMLTDPRSESERVEFFNLVLLFCELIRHDVFSHNMYTCTLISRGDLAFGAPGPRPPSPFDDPADDSERKEAEGSSSSKLEDPGLSESMDIDPSSSVLFEDMEKPDFSLFSPTMPCEGKGSPSPEKPDVEKEVKPPPKEKLEGTLGVLYDQPRHVQYATHFPIPQEESCSHECNQRLVVLFGVGKQRDDARHAIKKITKDILKVLNRKGTAETDQLAPIVPLNPGDLTFLGGEDGQKRRRNRPEAFPTAEDIFAKFQHLSHYDQHQVTAQVSRNVLEQITSFALGMSYHLPLVQHVQFIFDLMEYSLSISGLIDFAIQLLNELSVVEAELLLKSSDLVGSYTTSLCLCIVAVLRHYHACLILNQDQMAQVFEGLCGVVKHGMNRSDGSSAERCILAYLYDLYTSCSHLKSKFGELFSDFCSKVKNTIYCNVEPSESNMRWAPEFMIDTLENPAAHTFTYTGLGKSLSENPANRYSFVCNALMHVCVGHHDPDRVNDIAILCAELTGYCKSLSAEWLGVLKALCCSSNNGTCGFNDLLCNVDVSDLSFHDSLATFVAILIARQCLLLEDLIRCAAIPSLLNAACSEQDSEPGARLTCRILLHLFKTPQLNPCQSDGTPSPDKPTVGIRSSCDRHLLAASQNRIVDGAVFAVLKAVFVLGDAELKGSGFTVTGGTEELPEEEGGGGSGGRRQGGRNISVETASLDVYAKYVLRSICQQEWVGERCLKSLCEDSNDLQDPVLSSAQAQRLMQLICYPYRLLDNEDGENPQRQRIKRILQNLDQWTMRQSSLELQLMIKQTPNNEMNSLLENIAKATIEVFQQSAETGSSSGSAASNMPSSSKTKPVLSSLERSGVWLVAPLIAKLPTSVQGHVLKAAGEELEKGQHLGSSSRKERDRQKQKSMSLLSQQPFLSLVLTCLKGQDEQREGLLTSLYSQVHQIVNNWRDNQYLDDCKPKQLMHEALKLRLNLVGGMFDTVQRSTQQTTEWAMLLLEIIISGTVDMQSNNELFTTVLDMLSVLINGTLAADMSSISQGSMEENKRAYMNLVKKLRKELGERQSDSLEKVLQLLPLPKPTRDVITCEPQGSLIDTKGNKIAGFDSIFKKEGLQVSTKQKISPWDLFEGLKPSAPLSWGWFGTVRVDRRVARGEEQQRLLLYHTHLRPRPRAYYLEPLPLPPEDEEPPAPTLLEPEKKAPEPPKTDKPGAAPPSTEERKKKSTKGKKRSQPATKTEDYGMGPGRSGPYGVTVPPDLLHHANPGSISHLSYRQGSIGLYTQNQPLPAGGPRVDPYRPVRLPMQKLPTRPPYPGVLPTTMTGVMGLEPSSYKTSVYRQQQPAVPQGQRLRQQLQAKIQSQGMLGQSSVHQMTPSSSYGLQTSQGYTPYVSHVGLQQHTGPAGTMVPPSYSSQPYQSTHPSTNPTLVDPTRHLQQRPSGYVHQQAPTYGHGLASTQRFSQQTLQQAPMIGAMTPLGAQGVQAGGVRSASILPEQQQQQQQQQQQQQQQQQQQQQQYHIRQQQQQQILRQQQQQQQQQQQAAHQQQQQQQAAPPQAQPQSQPQFQRQGLQQTQQQQQTAALVRQLQQQLSNTQPQPSTNIFGRY from the exons ATCAGTTCCAACTTCAGCAGCATTATTGCAGAGAAGTTACGTTGTAACACCCTCCCTGACACTGGTCGCAGAAAGCCCCAAGTGAACCAGAAGGACAACTTCTGGCTGGTGACTGCACGATCCCAGAGTGCCATTAACACCTGGTTCACTGACCTGGCTGGCACCAAGCCACTCACGCAACTAGCCAAAAAG GTCCCCATTTTCAGTAAAAAGGAAGAAGTGTTTGGGTACTTAGCCAAGTACACAGTGCCTGTGATGCGGGCCGCCTGGCTCATTAAGATGACCTGTGCCTACTACGCAGCAATCAGTGAGACCAAGGTGAAGAAGAGACATGTCATTGACCCCTTCATGG AATGGACTCAGATCATCACCAAATACTTATGGGAGCAGCTGCAAAAGATGGCCGAGTACTACCGGCCAGGGCCTGCAGGCAGTGGGGGCTGTGGGTCCACTATAGGGCCCTTGCCCCATGACGTAGAGGTGGCAATCCGGCAGTGGGACTACAACGAGAAGCTGGCCATGTTCATGTTTCAG GATGGAATGCTGGACAGACATGAGTTCCTGACCTGGGTCCTTGAGTGTTTTGAGAAAATACGCCCTGGAGAGGATGAATTGCTTAaactgctgctgcccctgctgcttCGA TACTCGGGGGAATTCGTTCAGTCTGCGTACCTCTCCCGCCGCCTTGCCTACTTCTGTACCCGGAGACTGGCCTTGCAACTGGATGGCGTGAGCAGTCACTCATCTCACGTTATGTCCGCTCAGTCGACAAGCACACTGCCCGCCACCCCTGCTCCTCAGCCCCCAACCAGCAGCGCACCCTCTACACCCTTTAGCGACCTGCTGATGTGCCCTCAGCACCGGCCCCTGGTTTTTGGCCTCAGCTGTATCCTTCAG ACCATCCTCCTGTGCTGTCCTAGTGCCCTGGTTTGGCACTACTCGCTGACCGATAGCCGCATTAAGACTGGCTCACCACTTGACCACCTGCCTATTGCCCCCTCCAACCTGCCCATGCCAGAGGGCAACAGTGCCTTTACTCAGCAG GTACGTGCAAAGTTGCGCGAGATTGAGCAGCAGATCAAGGAGCGAGGACAGGCGGTTGAGGTTCGCTGGTCTTTCGATAAGTGCCAGGAAGCCACTGCAG GCTTCACCATTGGACGGGTGCTCCATACTTTGGAAGTGTTGGACAGCCACAGTTTTGAGCGCTCTGACTTCAGCAACTCTCTCGACTCCCTTTGTAACCGAATCTTTGGGTTGGGCCCTAGCAAGGACGGGCACGAG ATCTCCTCGGATGATGACGCCGTAGTATCATTACTGTGTGAATGGGCCGTCAGCTGCAAGCGTTCTGGTCGGCATCGTGCTATGGTGGTAGCCAAGCTGCTGGAGAAGAGACAGGCCGAGATTGAGGCCGAG CGTTGTGGAGAATCAGAAGCCGCAGATGAGAAGGGTTCCATTGCCTCTGGCTCCCTTTCTGCTCCCAGTGCTCCCATTTTCCAGGATGTCCTCCTGCAGTTTCTGGATACCCAGGCTCCCATGCTGA CGGACCCCCGAAGTGAGAGTGAGCGAGTGGAGTTCTTTAATCTGGTCCTGCTCTTCTGTGAACTGATTCGACACGATGTTTTCTCCCACAACATGTACACTTGCACCCTCATCTCCCGGGGGGACCTCGCCTTTGGAGCTCCTGGCCCCCGGCCTCCGTCTCCTTTTGATGACCCTGCTGATGACTCAGAGCGCAAGGAGGCCGAGGGCAGCAGCAGTAGCAAGCTGGAG GACCCAGGGCTCTCGGAGTCGATGGACATTGACCCTAGTTCCAGTGTGCTCTTCGAGGACATGGAGAAGCCTGATTTCTCA TTGTTCTCCCCTACTATGCCCTGTGAGGGGAAGGGCAGTCCATCCCCCGAGAAGCCAGATGTTGAGAAGGAGGTGAAGCCCCCGCCCAAGGAGAAGCTAGAAGGGACCCTTGGGGTTCTTTATGACCAGCCGCGGCATGTGCAGTACGCCACGCACTTTCCCATCCCCCAG GAGGAGTCATGCAGCCATGAGTGCAACCAGCGGTTGGTCGTACTGTTTGGGGTGGGGAAGCAGCGAGATGATGCCCGCCATGCCATCAAGAAAATTACCAAGGATATCCTGAAGGTTCTGAACCGCAAGGGGACAGCGGAAACTG ACCAGCTTGCTCCTATTGTGCCTCTGAATCCTGGAGACCTGACATTCTTAG gtggggaggatgggcagaAGCGGCGACGCAACCGGCCTGAAGCCTTCCCCACTGCTGAAGATATCTTTGCTAAGTTCCAGCACCTTTCACATTATGACCAGCACCAGGTCACGGCTCAG GTCTCCCGGAATGTTCTGGAGCAGATCACGAGCTTTGCCCTTGGCATGTCATACCACTTGCCTCTGGTGCAGCATGTGCAGTTCATCTTCGACCTCATGGAATATTCCCTCAGCATCAGTGGCCTCATCGACTTTGCCATTCAG CTCCTGAATGAACTGAGCGTAGTTGAGGCTGAGCTGCTCCTCAAGTCCTCGGATCTGGTGGGCAGCTACACTACCAGCCTGTGCCTGTGCATCGTGGCCGTCCTGCGGCACTACCATGCCTGCCTCATCCTCAACCAGGACCAGATGGCCCAGGTCTTTGAGGG GCTGTGTGGCGTAGTGAAGCATGGGATGAACCGGTCAGATGGCTCCTCTGCGGAACGCTGTATCCTTGCTTATCTCTATGATCTGTACACCTCCTGTAGCCATTTAAAGAGCAAATTTGGGGAGCTCTTCAG CGACTTCTGCTCCAAGGTGAAAAACACCATCTACTGCAACGTGGAGCCCTCAGAATCCAACATGCGCTGGGCACCCGAGTTCATGATTGACACTCTGGAGAACCCCGCAGCTCACACCTTCACCTACACGGGGCTAGGCAAGAGTCTTAGTGAGAACCCCGCTAACCGCTACAGCTTTGTCTGCAATGCCCTTATGCACGTCTGTGTGGGGCACCATGATCCCGATAG GGTGAATGACATTGCCATCCTGTGTGCGGAGCTGACGGGCTACTGCAAGTCACTGAGCGCCGAGTGGCTGGGGGTCCTGAAGGCCTTGTGCTGCTCCTCTAACAATGGCACTTGTGGCTTCAACGACCTTCTCTGCAATGTAGAT GTCAGTGACCTGTCTTTTCACGACTCCCTGGCTACTTTTGTTGCCATCCTCATCGCTCGGCAGTGTCTGCTCCTCGAGGACCTGATTCGCTGTGCTGCCATCCCTTCGCTCCTTAATGCTG cttgcAGTGAACAGGACTCTGAGCCGGGGGCCCGGCTTACCTGCCGCATCCTCCTCCACCTTTTCAAGACACCTCAGCTCAATCCTTGCCAGTCAGATGGAA CTCCCTCCCCAGACAAGCCTACAGTAGGAATCCGTTCCTCCTGTGACCGCCACCTGCTGGCTGCCTCCCAGAACCGCATAGTGGATGGAGCTGTGTTTGCTGTTCTCAAGGCTGTGTTTGTACTTG GGGATGCGGAACTGAAGGGTTCGGGCTTCACTGTGACAGGAGGAACAGAAGAACttccagaggaggagggaggaggtggcaGTGGCGGTCGGAGGCAGGGTGGCCGCAACATCTCTGTGGAGACAGCCAGTCTGGATGTCTATGCCAAGTACGTGCTACGCAGCATCTGCCAACAG GAATGGGTAGGAGAGCGTTGCCTTAAATCACTGTGTGAGGACAGCAACGACCTGCAAGACCCAGTGTTGAGTAGCGCCCAGGCCCAGCGCCTCATGCAGCTCATCTGCTACCCATATCGATTGCTGGACAACGAGGATGGGGAAAACCCCCAGCGGCAGCGCATTAAGCGCATTCTCCAG AACTTGGACCAGTGGACCATGCGCCAGTCTTCTTTGGAGCTGCAGCTCATGATCAAGCAGACCCCTAACAAT GAGATGAACTCCCTCTTAGAGAACATCGCCAAGGCCACAATCGAGGTTTTCCAACAGTCAGCGGAGACGGGGTCATCTTCTGGAAGCGCTGCCAGCAACATGCCCAGCAGCAGCAAGACCAAGCCAGTGCTCAG CTCTCTAGAGCGCTCTGGTGTGTGGCTGGTGGCCCCCCTCATTGCTAAACTGCCCACCTCAGTCCAGGGGCATGTGTTAAAGGCGGCTGGGGAGGAACTGGAGAAGGGCCAGCACCTGGGTTCCTCTTCCCGCAAAGAACGGGACCGACAAAAGCAGAAGAG CATGTCCCTGTTGAGCCAGCAGCCATTCTTATCCCTGGTGCTGACGTGTCTGAAAGGGCAGGATGAGCAGCGTGAGGGCCTTCTCACCTCCCTCTACAGCCAGGTGCACCAG ATTGTGAATAACTGGCGTGACAACCAGTACTTAGATGACTGCAAACCAAAGCAGCTCATGCACGAGGCTCTCAAGCTGCGGCTCAACCTG GTGGGGGGCATGTTTGACACGGTGCAGCGCAGCACCCAGCAGACCACCGAGTGGGCCATGCTCCTCCTGGAGATCATCATCAGCGGCACCGTTGACATGCAGTCCAACAA CGAGCTCTTCACCACCGTGCTGGACATGCTGAGCGTGCTCATCAATGGGACCCTGGCCGCGGACATGTCTAGCATCTCTCAGGGCAGCATGGAGGAGAATAAGCGTGCCTACATGAACCTGGTGAAGAAGCTGCGG AAAGAGCTGGGGGAACGTCAGTCAGACAGTCTGGAAAAAGTTCTCCAGCTGCTGCCACTGCCCAAGCCGACCCGAGATGTCATCACATGTGAGCCACAGGGCTCCCTCATTGACACCAAGGGCAACAAGATTGCAGGCTTCGATTCCATCTTCAAGAAGGAG GGTCTGCAGGTTTCCACCAAACAAAAGATCTCTCCCTGGGATCTTTTTGAGGGCTTGAAGCCGTCCGCACCACTCTCTTGGGGCTGGTTTGGAACAGTCCGGGTCGACCGGCGAGTGGCCCGAGGAGAGGAACAACAGCGGTTGCTGCTCTATCACACGCACCTgcggccccggccccgggccTATTACCTGGAGCCGCTCCCGCTGCCCCCAGAAGATGAGGagccccctgctcccaccctgcTAGAGCCCGAGAAAAAGGCTCCAGAGCCCCCCAAAACTGACAAACCTGGGGCCGCTCCACCCAGTACTGAGGAGCGCAAGAAGAAGTCCACCAAGGGCAAGAAacgcagccagccagccaccaaGACAGAG GACTATGGAATGGGCCCGGGCAGGAGCGGCCCCTATGGCGTGACAGTGCCTCCAGACCTCCTGCACCACGCTAACCCCGGTTCCATATCCCATCTTAGCTACAGGCAGGGCTCCATAGGCCTGTACACCCAGAACCAGCCACTACCTGCAG GGGGCCCTCGCGTGGACCCGTACCGCCCCGTGCGGTTACCGATGCAGAAGCTGCCCACCCGACCACCTTACCCTGGAGTGCTGCCCACGACCATGACTGGAGTCATGGGACTAGAACCTTCCTCCTACAAGACCTCCGTGTACCGACAGCAGCAGCCCGCGGTGCCCCAAGGACAGCGCCTTCGCCAACAGCTCCAGGCAAAGATA CAGAGTCAGGGGATGTTGGGACAGTCATCTGTCCATCAGATGACTCCCAGCTCTTCCTACGGTTTGCAGACCTCCCAG ggCTATACTCCTTATGTTTCTCATGTGGGATTGCAGCAACACACAGGCCCCGCAGGTACCATGGTGCCCCCCAGCTACTCCAGCCAGCCTTACCAGAGCACCCACCCTTCTACCAATCCTACTCTTGTAGATCCTACTCGCCACCTGCAACAGCGGCCCAGTGGCTATGTGCACCAGCAGGCCCCAACCTACGGACATGGGCTGGCCTCCACTCAAAG GTTTTCGCAGCAGACCCTGCAGCAGGCACCCATGATAGGTGCCATGACCCCGCTGGGCGCGCAGGGCGTCCAGGCGGGCGGCGTGCGGTCAGCATCCATCCTGCccgagcagcagcagcagcagcagcagcagcagcagcaacagcagcagcagcagcagcagcagcagcagcagtaccACAtccggcagcagcagcagcagcagatcCTGCGG cagcagcagcagcagcagcagcagcagcagcaggcggcgcaccagcagcagcagcagcagcaggcggCTCCCCCCCAAGCCCAGCCCCAGTCCCAGCCCCAG TTCCAGCGCCAGGGGCTTCAGCAGACGCAGCAGCAGCAACAGACGGCAGCTTTGGTCCGGCAGCTCCAACAGCAGCTCTCCA ATACTCAGCCACAGCCCAGCACCAACATATTTGGACGCTACTGA